In one Mauremys mutica isolate MM-2020 ecotype Southern chromosome 3, ASM2049712v1, whole genome shotgun sequence genomic region, the following are encoded:
- the NAA20 gene encoding N-alpha-acetyltransferase 20: MTSLRAFTCDDLFRFNNINLDPLTETYGIPFYLQYLAHWPEYFIVAEAPGGELMGYIMGKAEGSVAREEWHGHVTALSVAPEFRRLGLAAKLMELLEEISERKGGFFVDLFVRVSNQVAVNMYKQLGYSVYRTVLEYYSASNGEPDEDAYDMRKALSRDAEKKSIIPLPHPVRPEDIE, translated from the exons ATGACCTCGCTCCGGGCCTTCACCTGCGACGACCTCTTCCGTTTCAACAACAT taatTTGGATCCACTTACAGAGACT TATGGGATACCCTTTTACCTACAGTATCTGGCTCACTGGCCAGAGTATTTTATTGTTGCAGAAGCACCAGGTGGAGAGCTAATGGGTTACA TAATGGGTAAAGCTGAAGGCTCCGTGGCCAGGGAGGAGTGGCACGGGCATGTCACTGCTCTCTCTGTTGCGCCCGAGTTCCGCCGGCTGGGTTTGGCTGCTAAGTTGATGGAGCTACTGGAGGAAATTTCAGAAAG AAAGGGTGGATTTTTTGTGGATCTCTTTGTAAGAGTGTCGAATCAGGTTGCAGTAAATATGTACAAGCAACTGGGCTACAGTGTCTACAGGACAGTACTAGAGTACTACTCAGCTAGCAACGGGGAGCCTGACGAAGATGCTTATG ATATGAGGAAAGCGCTTTCCAGAGATGCAGAGAAGAAATCAATTATACCATTACCTCATCCTGTGAGACCTGAAGACATCGAATAA